The following proteins are encoded in a genomic region of Microcebus murinus isolate Inina unplaced genomic scaffold, M.murinus_Inina_mat1.0 scaf008_hap2_Mmur4.0, whole genome shotgun sequence:
- the FAM156B gene encoding protein FAM156A/FAM156B, whose protein sequence is MDPPQKWNPVSMSGSSQMTAAESAQVGTAAPRPSSSGQLMVGLGNPPPGPGSSHPAPLPEGLLQQRYREEKSLQERRWERLAIPERKKAFLGHLRRRHRDHMAPYPAEREPRIVSSGNRDQNRFRCECRYCQSHRPTLSGIPGERSGAPPASSWEALVQGLSGLTLSLGTSQPGLLPGGALQQQEREEKRQLERQQESKRVFQRLLKQWLEEN, encoded by the coding sequence ATGGATCCACCCCAGAAATGGAATCCAGTGTCGATGTCGGGATCTTCCCAGATGACGGCTGCAGAGAGTGCGCAGGTGGGCACAGCAGCCCCTCGGCCTTCTTCCTCAGGGCAGCTGATGGTGGGCCTGGGTAACCCGCCCCCTGGTCCTGGCTCCAGCCACCCTGCGCCCCTGCCAGAGGGGCTGCTCCAGCAGCGGTACCGAGAGGAGAAGAGCCTGCAGGAGAGGCGGTGGGAAAGGCTGGCGATCCCAGAGAGGAAGAAAGCATTCCTGGGCCACCTGAGGCGCAGACACCGTGACCACATGGCACCTTACCCGGCTGAGAGGGAACCCAGGATCGTTTCCTCAGGGAACAGGGATCAGAATCGATTCCGATGCGAGTGTCGATACTGCCAGAGCCATAGGCCGACTCTTTCTGGGATCCCTGGGGAGAGAAGCGGGGCCCCTCCTGCTTCCTCCTGGGAGGCGCTAGTGCAGGGCCTCAGCGGCCTGACCCTCAGCCTGGGTACCAGCCAGCCCGGCCTTCTGCCCGGAGGGGCGCTCcagcagcaggagagagaggagaagcgCCAACTGGAGAGGCAGCAGGAGAGCAAGAGAGTGTTCCAGAGGCTGCTCAAGCAGTGGTTAGAGGAAAACTGA